The sequence GGGAGGTCCACGAGCAGCACGAGCCCGCTGGACACGAGGGCGGAGGGCACGGCCACGGCACTCACGAGGGACACGGCGAGGGTCATGGCGGGATGCACGAAGGCCACGAGCAGCTGTTCCGCCGGCGCTTCTTCGTCTCGACGCTCCTGTCGATTCCCGTCCTGCTGTACAGCGAGATGTTACAGGAGTGGCTCGGGTTCTCCGTCCCAGCGTTCCCGGGGAGCGAGTGGATCAATCCCGTCTTCGCAGTGATCGTCTTCGCGTACGGTGGGATTCCGTTCCTCCGGATGGCGGTGCCGGAGCTGAAAGACCGGTCGCCGGGGATGATGACGCTGATCTCGATGGCCGTCTCGGTCGCGTTCGTCTACAGTCTCGCGAGCGTGGTCTTTCCCACGCAGTCGGCATTCTTCTGGGAGCTCGTCACGCTGATCGACATTATGCTGTTGGGGCACTGGATCGAGATGCGATCCGTGCGGCGTGCCTCGAGCGCGGTCGACGAACTGGCGAAGCTGATGCCCGATACCGCCGAGCGGATTACTGACGATGGAGAGACCGAGGAAGTCCCGGTGAGCGAACTCTCCGAGGACGATCTCGTCCTCGTCCGACCGGGCGCGAGTATCCCGGCCGACGGCGTCGTCGAGGAGGGCGATTCGGACATCGACGAGTCGATGATCACGGGGGAGTCGAAACCGGTCTCGAAAGAACCCGGAGACGAGGTCATCGGCGGCACCATCAACGGCGACGGGAGTCTCCGCGTGCGTGTCGGTTCGACCGGCGAGGAGACGACGCTTGCGGGCATCATGCGCCTCGTCGAGGAAGCCCAGCAGAGTAAATCCAAGACACAGGTGCTGGCCGACCGCGCGGCCGGCTGGCTGTTCTATGTCGCCCTCGGGGCGGCGGTCGTGACAGCAATCGCGTGGACGCTCGCGGTCTCGTTCGATGCGACCGTCATCGAGCGCGTCGTCACGGTGCTCGTCATCGCCTGCCCGCACGCGCTCGGACTCGCCATCCCGCTGGTCGTCGCGATCAACACGTCGCTCGCCGCGCGGAACGGGATGCTCGTTCGCGACCGGATCGCGATGGAGGACGCGCGGAATCTGGACGCCATCATCTTCGACAAGACGGGGACGCTCACCGAGGGCGAGCACGGCGTCGTCGACATGGCGACCGTCGACGGCGTGAGCGAGGCCGACGCGCTCGCGCTGGCGGCGGCCGTCGAGAGCGACTCCGAACACATGATCGCGCGAGCGATCCGCGAGGCCGCCAACGAGCGAGACCTACCCGTTCCTGACGCGTCCGGCTTCGAGGCGATCAAGGGCCGAGGCGTCCGCGCGACCGTCGATGTCTCCGGCGTCGACGGAGGCTCGGCGGACGCGTCCGACAGTGGAACCGAGGTGTACGTCGGTGGGCCGAACCTGTTGACCCAGCTCGATAGGGAGGTTCCCGATCATCTCCAGCGCTTCGCTGATGAAGCTGGTCAGAACGCCCAGACCGTGGTGTATCTCGTCCGCGAGGGCGAGCGGAGCGAGTCCTCGGACGGTGCGAGCGGCGAAGCCGCGAGCCGCGACGGAGAGTTGATCGCCGCCTTCGCGATGGCCGACGTGATTCGCGAGGAGAGTTTCCGCGTCGTCGACGCCCTCCACGACCTGGGCATCGAAGTAGCGATGCTGACTGGCGACTCTCAGGACGTCGCCGACGCCGTTGCCGTCGAACTGGGCATCGACACCGTGTTCGCGGAGGTCCTCCCCGAAGACAAGGACGAGAAAGTGCAGGAACTCCAGGACCAGGGCAAGCTCGTGGGGATGGTCGGCGACGGCGTGAACGACGCGCCGGCGCTGACGCGGGCCGACGTCGGCATCGCTATCGGAAGCGGTACCGACGTCGCCGTGCAGTCGGCCGACGTCATCCTCGTCCAGAACAACCCGTTGGACGTGGTTCGGCTCGTGAAGCTGAGCAAGGCGAGCTACCGGAAGATGCAGGAGAATATCGTCTGGGCAGCCGGATACAACGTCTTCGCACTCCCGCTTGCAGCGGGCGTCCTTGCGCCGATCGGGATTCTGCTGTCGCCCGCTGTCGGTGCGCTCCTGATGTCGCTGAGTACGGTTATCGTCGCGATCAACGCGCAGTTGCTACGTCGTACTGATCTCGCGATCCCCGACTTGCCACGAGAAGTTTCTCTATCTGCTGATTCCCAGAGTGCAGAGTGAGATGTAGCGACCCCACTTAGATGAGGAGCTGAATATCGGCGTCAGCCATATCCTGGATGGCCGTGGCAGCACCCACACCTGTCGTCACACCGTCGTAGAAGTCGTTCTCGTCGTAGCCCATCAGGTTGATCGTCATCTGACAGGCCTGGAATTCGACGCCCATATCGAGGGACGTATCGATGAGTTCCTCGATCGTGGCCGTGTCGCTGTCATCGATCTTGTTCTCCATCAGCTTCGTCGTCACGCGGTCCATTCCGGGGAGAGGCGCCGACGGCATTCGGGACTGGCATGTTGGGGTTGCCCACCGAACTCAGCTTCAGGTTCTGCGAGCGTTCTTCGTGGAGGATGTCGAGCCCCCAGAACGTATGGAAGACGGTCACCTCGTAACCGAACGCGGCGGCCGTGCTCGCGAGGATGAGTGGCGGGTACGCCATGTCGAGCGTCCCCTTCGTGGCGATGATGCTCATCTTCTTGGTGTCGTCCTCGGCGAGCGCATCCTCGAGTGCGTCAACGCGCGCGGCCAGCGCTGCACGCGAGGGTGCCTCGGATGACGCGTCAGGCGTGTCGGTACTCATGATCACTCGGTCTTGCGCACGTAGTGTCTGTACACGTCGTCGCCCTCCTGCTGGTCGACGATCTCGACGCCATCGGTTGTATCGGCCCAGCCGCCGAGGTCACTCATACTTCCGGGATCGGTCGCGAGAACCTCGAGGATCGCGCCTTCAGCGAGCTGGTCGATGTTCTGCTTCGTCTTGACGACCGGCATTGGACAGTGTTCGCCCTTTACGTCGAGAGTCTCAGTGGCATCGTACTGTATCATGGTCTTGGCTTCATTACCCAATACTGCCCGGTCTTAGAAAAGCGTGCCGGTAGTAGTTCTACCTAAGTACAATACCCTTTTAGACATCCCTCCAAAACTCCTTTTTGGGGCCTAATTAGCAGAATATCGCGATATAGTGTTGTGTATAATATGAACTACTATACAAAGGCTTATTTGGCAGCAGTAGATAGACGAGAGTGACGATGACCAAAGGGGAAGATGCCGATCCGGACGAAACGGTCGAATCGACGACGCCAACCGAACTGAAGCAGCGAATCGACAGCGGCGAGGACGTGTTCATCCTCGACGTACGCTCGGAGGGGGACTTCGAAGAGTGGCACATCGAAGCCGAGAACGTCACAATCGTGAACTACCCGTACTTCGAGTTACTCGATGGCATTCCTGAGGACCTTCATTCGGAGCTGCCTGACGACCAGCGCAGTACGGTCCTCTGTGCGAAGGGCGGGTCGAGTGAGCTCGTCGCTGAGTACCTCGATGAAGACGGATACGATGTCGATCACCTCGCACGCGGTATGAACGGCTGGGCACGTATCTACGAGTACCAGGAGCTCGACGTTGACGTTCACGAATCGGGAAGCGGTTCGTTAGCCAACCGGAACGCAAAGCATTCTGGTGACGTCGACGCAACGATCGCCCAGTACCGGCGGCCGTCCAGCGGGTGCCTCGCGTATCTCATCGTTTCTGACGGCGAGGCCGCGGTCATTGATCCGCTTCGCGCGTTTACTGACGAGTACGTCCAGGACACGCGAACTCTGGGCGCCGACCTCACGTACGCCCTCGACACACACGTCCACGCCGACCACATCTCTGGCATTCGTGGTCTCGCCACCAGGACCGAGGCGACGGCAGTCCTTCCGAAGGCAGCTACCCAGCGTGGCGTCGAGTACGAGCGATCTTGCGAGACGGTCACTGATGGGGACACCCTCGCCGTTGGTGATGTCGAAATCGAGGTCATTTCCACGCCCGGGCATACGACCGGTATGACCGCGTACAAAGTGGGCAACGTCCTGTTCACGGGCGACGGTCTCCTCACCGAGAGCGTTGCACGACCCGATCTCGAGGATCCCGAGGCGGCGAAGGATGCAGCCCGGACGCTCTATGAGAGCCTCCAGGAGCAGGTCCTGACGCTCCCGGAGGATACGATCGTCGCGCCGGCGCATGTCAGTGACTCGGCGACGCCGAACGCCGATGGCACCTACACCGCGGAACTCGGCGACCTGATCGACCGGATGGACGCGCTCGCCATGGACGAAGACGAGTTCGTCGACTTCATCGTCGCCGACACGCCGCCGCAGCCGGCAAACTACGAGGGCATTATCGCGGCCAACCTCGGCCAGCAGGCTCCTGACGACGAAGCGGCGTTCGAACTCGAGCTCGGGCCGAACAACTGCGCCGCCAGCGAAGAGGCACTGACTAACTAACGATGGCGTCACTCGTCCCGCTGCTC comes from Haloplanus sp. XH21 and encodes:
- a CDS encoding heavy metal translocating P-type ATPase, whose protein sequence is MVDHNETNENPQGGEHHQDDSSHQHGEHDEAVAESDEQRVEQELLEEEVHPAAESEREVHEQHEPAGHEGGGHGHGTHEGHGEGHGGMHEGHEQLFRRRFFVSTLLSIPVLLYSEMLQEWLGFSVPAFPGSEWINPVFAVIVFAYGGIPFLRMAVPELKDRSPGMMTLISMAVSVAFVYSLASVVFPTQSAFFWELVTLIDIMLLGHWIEMRSVRRASSAVDELAKLMPDTAERITDDGETEEVPVSELSEDDLVLVRPGASIPADGVVEEGDSDIDESMITGESKPVSKEPGDEVIGGTINGDGSLRVRVGSTGEETTLAGIMRLVEEAQQSKSKTQVLADRAAGWLFYVALGAAVVTAIAWTLAVSFDATVIERVVTVLVIACPHALGLAIPLVVAINTSLAARNGMLVRDRIAMEDARNLDAIIFDKTGTLTEGEHGVVDMATVDGVSEADALALAAAVESDSEHMIARAIREAANERDLPVPDASGFEAIKGRGVRATVDVSGVDGGSADASDSGTEVYVGGPNLLTQLDREVPDHLQRFADEAGQNAQTVVYLVREGERSESSDGASGEAASRDGELIAAFAMADVIREESFRVVDALHDLGIEVAMLTGDSQDVADAVAVELGIDTVFAEVLPEDKDEKVQELQDQGKLVGMVGDGVNDAPALTRADVGIAIGSGTDVAVQSADVILVQNNPLDVVRLVKLSKASYRKMQENIVWAAGYNVFALPLAAGVLAPIGILLSPAVGALLMSLSTVIVAINAQLLRRTDLAIPDLPREVSLSADSQSAE
- a CDS encoding sulfurtransferase TusA family protein, with the translated sequence MIQYDATETLDVKGEHCPMPVVKTKQNIDQLAEGAILEVLATDPGSMSDLGGWADTTDGVEIVDQQEGDDVYRHYVRKTE
- a CDS encoding MBL fold metallo-hydrolase, encoding MTKGEDADPDETVESTTPTELKQRIDSGEDVFILDVRSEGDFEEWHIEAENVTIVNYPYFELLDGIPEDLHSELPDDQRSTVLCAKGGSSELVAEYLDEDGYDVDHLARGMNGWARIYEYQELDVDVHESGSGSLANRNAKHSGDVDATIAQYRRPSSGCLAYLIVSDGEAAVIDPLRAFTDEYVQDTRTLGADLTYALDTHVHADHISGIRGLATRTEATAVLPKAATQRGVEYERSCETVTDGDTLAVGDVEIEVISTPGHTTGMTAYKVGNVLFTGDGLLTESVARPDLEDPEAAKDAARTLYESLQEQVLTLPEDTIVAPAHVSDSATPNADGTYTAELGDLIDRMDALAMDEDEFVDFIVADTPPQPANYEGIIAANLGQQAPDDEAAFELELGPNNCAASEEALTN